A stretch of the Campylobacter sp. 19-13652 genome encodes the following:
- the purH gene encoding bifunctional phosphoribosylaminoimidazolecarboxamide formyltransferase/IMP cyclohydrolase, with protein MRALISVSDKTGVAEFAAGLASLGWEILSTGGTYSLLKSEGIEVKEVSEYTASPEAFGGRIKTLHPKIHGGILHKRDAHRDEALALGIGRIDLVCVNLYPFKQTTLSTDNLDEIIENIDIGGPTMIRSAAKNHNDVIVVCEAFDYERVLKMLKSGGVSAEFKKELAVRAFSHTAQYDATIANYLNERFYGGFGERHFIFGERVTRTRYGENPHQQGALYEFNGFFSNNFRALKGEVSFNNLTDINAAVKLAASFDDAPAVAIIKHANPCGFAVKDSLLKSYEAALRADPVSAYGGVIAINGTLDEELAKKINEIYVEVIIAANVTDGALGVFEGKKRIKIFTQDNKFLVSPIDKYDFKHIEGGYILQTSDFVEQSEIDDAKCVSSRIASDSEVADMRIAWQVAALTKSNCVVYVKDGAMLAIGMGMTSRVDAARAACAKAADMGIDLSGCVLASEAFFPFRDSIDIAARVGVKCIVEPGGSIRDSEVIEAANENGMALYFTGVRHFLH; from the coding sequence ATGAGAGCACTCATTAGTGTAAGCGATAAAACCGGTGTGGCTGAGTTTGCCGCAGGGCTAGCGAGCCTTGGCTGGGAGATACTAAGCACGGGTGGGACGTACTCCCTGCTAAAATCAGAGGGCATTGAGGTAAAAGAGGTGAGTGAATATACCGCAAGCCCAGAGGCATTTGGCGGACGTATAAAGACCTTGCACCCAAAAATCCACGGAGGCATACTGCATAAGCGAGATGCGCACAGGGATGAAGCTTTAGCCCTTGGTATAGGTAGGATTGATTTAGTTTGTGTTAATCTTTATCCATTTAAGCAGACCACGCTTAGTACTGATAATCTTGATGAAATCATAGAAAATATCGACATCGGCGGACCTACTATGATAAGAAGTGCAGCCAAAAACCACAATGACGTCATCGTCGTGTGCGAGGCGTTTGATTATGAAAGAGTGCTTAAAATGCTAAAATCTGGCGGAGTGAGTGCGGAGTTTAAAAAAGAGCTGGCAGTTCGAGCATTTAGCCACACCGCTCAGTATGATGCAACCATAGCAAATTATCTAAACGAGCGATTTTACGGTGGTTTTGGCGAGAGACATTTTATATTTGGTGAGCGCGTAACTCGCACAAGATACGGCGAAAATCCACACCAACAAGGCGCACTTTATGAATTTAACGGCTTTTTTAGTAATAATTTTAGAGCACTTAAGGGCGAAGTGAGCTTTAATAACCTAACAGACATTAATGCCGCTGTAAAGCTCGCTGCTAGCTTTGATGACGCGCCAGCAGTGGCTATTATCAAGCACGCAAATCCCTGCGGCTTTGCTGTAAAAGATAGCCTGCTAAAAAGCTACGAGGCAGCACTTAGAGCTGATCCAGTCAGTGCGTATGGCGGAGTTATCGCTATAAATGGCACTCTAGATGAGGAGCTTGCTAAAAAGATAAATGAAATTTATGTCGAAGTCATAATTGCAGCAAACGTTACTGATGGGGCGCTGGGCGTTTTTGAGGGTAAAAAGCGGATTAAAATTTTCACTCAGGATAATAAATTCCTAGTCTCGCCTATTGATAAGTACGACTTTAAACATATCGAGGGTGGATATATCCTGCAAACTAGCGACTTTGTAGAGCAAAGCGAGATAGATGATGCTAAATGTGTCAGCTCGCGCATAGCTAGCGACAGTGAGGTGGCAGATATGAGGATAGCTTGGCAGGTGGCTGCCCTTACAAAAAGCAACTGTGTAGTCTATGTAAAAGATGGTGCGATGCTGGCTATAGGCATGGGCATGACCTCTCGCGTAGATGCCGCTCGTGCAGCCTGCGCTAAAGCCGCTGATATGGGCATAGACTTAAGTGGATGTGTGCTGGCTAGCGAGGCGTTTTTTCCATTTAGAGATAGCATAGACATAGCTGCACGTGTAGGCGTAAAATGCATCGTAGAACCAGGCGGAAGCATACGAGATAGCGAAGTCATCGAGGCGGCAAACGAAAATGGCATGGCGCTTTATTTTACTGGCGTTAGACACTTTTTGCATTAA
- the mltG gene encoding endolytic transglycosylase MltG: MKKSKMNLYFSFIDLALILIISVLFYLSSAISVPAVLYVPKGGVGEIIAYLSNHQINLSLIDKYSLRILGRPQSGWIGLRGYGELKNGLINLTHGDFLYALTKAKAALVNVTLIPGETRVMFFKELSKSLNLNESRLNSEYEALAPMADGFIVPETYSVPKGIGERGVVAYLLRNSARYHEALAKRAFGKYDKKQWARVLTVASIVQKEAANEAEMPLVASVIYNRLKLGMPLQMDGTLNYGAYSHQKITPERIRNDRSAFNTYINKGLVPYPVCAVSTSAIRAAVSPAKSEFLYFVLDRKTGAHKFSKSLNEHNRNIKGQN, encoded by the coding sequence ATGAAAAAAAGTAAGATGAATTTATATTTTAGCTTTATCGATTTAGCTCTCATTTTGATAATATCAGTCCTTTTTTATCTCTCTAGCGCCATAAGCGTACCAGCCGTTCTTTACGTGCCAAAGGGTGGCGTGGGTGAAATTATAGCCTATTTATCTAATCATCAGATAAATTTAAGCTTAATCGATAAATATAGCCTGCGAATTTTGGGGCGTCCGCAGTCTGGTTGGATAGGGCTAAGGGGGTACGGAGAGCTTAAAAATGGCTTAATAAATTTAACCCATGGCGATTTTTTATACGCTCTAACAAAGGCAAAGGCTGCGCTTGTGAACGTTACGTTAATTCCTGGTGAAACTAGGGTTATGTTTTTTAAAGAGCTTAGCAAAAGCTTAAACTTAAACGAAAGTAGGCTAAATAGCGAATATGAGGCGCTTGCTCCTATGGCTGATGGCTTTATCGTGCCTGAGACTTATAGCGTGCCAAAGGGCATAGGCGAGCGTGGCGTGGTGGCGTATCTTTTAAGAAATTCGGCGCGCTATCATGAAGCGCTTGCAAAAAGGGCGTTTGGTAAGTATGACAAAAAGCAGTGGGCCAGGGTGCTAACCGTGGCTAGCATAGTGCAAAAAGAGGCAGCAAACGAGGCTGAAATGCCTCTTGTTGCAAGCGTGATTTATAATAGGCTAAAGCTTGGTATGCCTTTGCAAATGGACGGAACTTTAAACTATGGCGCGTACTCTCATCAGAAAATAACCCCTGAGCGTATTAGAAACGATAGAAGTGCTTTTAATACTTACATTAATAAAGGGCTGGTGCCGTATCCAGTATGCGCAGTCTCGACCTCAGCTATTAGAGCGGCTGTCTCGCCTGCAAAAAGTGAGTTTTTGTACTTTGTGCTAGATAGAAAAACTGGCGCGCATAAATTTAGTAAAAGCTTAAATGAGCATAATCGAAACATAAAAGGGCAAAATTAG
- a CDS encoding NADP-dependent isocitrate dehydrogenase, whose translation MSDIVWTKTDESPLLSSYLLLPCIKAVCERAEISIKEVDISLAGRILAAFGLASDGLAELAELVKKPEANIIKLPNISASLPQLNAAIRELRANGYDVPEYPDSLDSDEAVNIAQKYAKVLGSAVNPVLREGNSDRRSTKAVKDYAKTHPHKMAPWSRDSKARVSCMSEGDFYENEKSLICQKDDEIAIKFTSKNGESVLLKEGIKVGEGDVLSATFLSAARLDEFIKKAEKEARDEGLLFSLHLKATMMKVSDPVIFGRALRVYFSELFGEFETELAEACVMADNGLGDLLERVKSLPGEVSKKIIDKLNQIISQKAPLSMVNSDAGITGLHVPSDVIVDASMPALIRAGGKMWDKNGELKDALAVIPDRTYATLYAACIDDMKENGALDVSTAGSVSNVGLMAKKAEEYGSHDKTFVVKEDGEVELVGSNGESLLKFNVKAGDIFRAMIAKDEAIKSWVKLAINRHNASGERLIFWLDEARAHDANMIKKVRYYMQEFKFLGAYVVLDYVSAMRASLAAIRNGENVIGVTGNVLRDYLTDLFPILELGTSAKMLSIVPLLNGGGLFETGAGGSAPKLAQQLINENHLRWNSLGEYLALAASLEHLSSKKPAAKILANTLDAAIARWLNDEREPKSKVGEMDNRSSHFYLLLYWANELAKSQLGDKFKDLATALAKNEQSITGGLLAVQGFSVQLGGYYHLDDMMATAVMSPSPALNSIIKSQI comes from the coding sequence ATGAGTGATATAGTATGGACAAAAACTGACGAATCCCCACTACTATCAAGCTATCTACTTTTGCCTTGTATAAAGGCTGTGTGCGAGCGTGCTGAGATAAGTATTAAAGAGGTGGATATATCCCTGGCTGGCAGGATTTTGGCGGCTTTTGGGCTGGCTAGTGATGGGCTGGCTGAGCTAGCTGAGCTTGTGAAAAAACCAGAGGCAAATATCATAAAATTACCAAATATTTCAGCCTCCTTACCACAGTTAAATGCCGCTATTAGGGAGCTTAGAGCAAATGGCTATGACGTGCCAGAGTATCCAGATAGCCTAGATAGTGATGAGGCTGTAAATATAGCCCAAAAGTACGCAAAGGTGCTAGGAAGTGCGGTAAATCCAGTCCTAAGAGAGGGAAACTCCGATAGACGAAGCACAAAAGCGGTTAAAGACTATGCTAAAACTCATCCGCATAAAATGGCGCCTTGGAGTAGGGATAGTAAGGCTAGGGTCTCTTGCATGAGCGAGGGTGATTTTTATGAAAATGAAAAGTCTTTGATATGCCAAAAAGATGACGAGATAGCGATTAAATTTACCTCAAAAAATGGCGAGAGCGTGCTTTTAAAAGAGGGGATAAAAGTAGGTGAGGGCGATGTTTTAAGTGCTACATTTTTAAGCGCGGCTAGGCTTGATGAATTTATTAAAAAAGCAGAGAAAGAGGCGCGAGATGAGGGGTTGCTTTTTAGCCTTCATTTAAAGGCTACGATGATGAAGGTCTCTGATCCAGTTATATTTGGACGCGCTCTTAGAGTCTATTTTAGCGAGCTTTTTGGCGAGTTTGAAACTGAGCTAGCTGAGGCTTGTGTTATGGCTGATAATGGGCTTGGGGACTTGCTTGAGCGAGTAAAAAGCCTGCCTGGTGAAGTAAGTAAAAAGATAATTGATAAGCTTAATCAAATCATAAGCCAAAAAGCACCCCTATCAATGGTAAATAGCGACGCTGGTATCACTGGGCTTCATGTGCCAAGCGATGTCATCGTAGACGCTAGTATGCCAGCTCTTATACGTGCTGGTGGAAAAATGTGGGATAAAAATGGCGAGCTTAAGGATGCACTTGCTGTTATCCCTGATAGGACTTATGCGACGCTTTATGCGGCTTGTATAGACGATATGAAAGAAAACGGTGCGCTTGATGTAAGTACAGCTGGAAGTGTGAGTAACGTAGGTCTAATGGCCAAAAAGGCTGAGGAGTATGGAAGCCACGATAAGACTTTTGTAGTTAAAGAGGATGGTGAGGTCGAGCTAGTTGGCTCAAATGGCGAGAGTTTGCTTAAATTTAATGTAAAAGCTGGGGATATTTTTAGAGCCATGATAGCCAAAGACGAGGCTATAAAAAGCTGGGTGAAGCTAGCTATAAATAGGCATAATGCAAGCGGCGAGCGGCTGATATTTTGGCTAGATGAAGCTAGGGCGCATGATGCAAATATGATTAAAAAAGTGCGCTATTATATGCAGGAGTTTAAATTCCTCGGCGCTTATGTAGTGCTTGATTATGTAAGCGCGATGCGAGCGAGCCTAGCTGCGATACGAAATGGCGAGAATGTCATAGGCGTAACTGGAAACGTACTTCGTGATTATCTTACCGATCTTTTCCCTATCCTCGAGCTTGGCACTAGTGCAAAAATGCTAAGTATTGTGCCGCTACTAAATGGCGGAGGGCTGTTTGAAACAGGGGCTGGTGGCTCAGCGCCAAAGCTAGCCCAGCAGCTAATAAATGAAAATCACCTACGCTGGAATAGTCTGGGCGAGTACCTAGCTCTTGCAGCAAGCCTGGAGCATCTAAGCTCTAAAAAGCCAGCCGCTAAAATTCTAGCAAATACCCTAGATGCTGCCATAGCTAGGTGGCTAAATGACGAGCGCGAGCCAAAGAGCAAGGTGGGCGAGATGGATAATCGCTCGAGCCATTTTTACCTACTTCTTTACTGGGCAAACGAGCTTGCAAAATCGCAGCTAGGGGATAAATTTAAAGATCTAGCCACGGCTTTGGCTAAAAACGAACAAAGCATCACTGGAGGGCTTTTGGCGGTGCAGGGTTTTAGCGTGCAGCTAGGGGGCTATTATCATTTAGATGATATGATGGCTACGGCTGTTATGAGCCCAAGTCCAGCGTTAAACTCAATAATTAAGAGCCAGATATGA
- a CDS encoding AsmA-like C-terminal domain-containing protein, translated as MRAKSIKLKYKFILLFFIFLLSIFIMLLRGINISNFQAGNVKISQLYIKLDKKLILKAKNIYLKSSKNNSDKFNPAILAGLSTKIYFLNLLFKQIELDTLKIGDKNILLSYDGSRLFVDTDTLRASLSLQKQDNEHIDFIDIKSLSLKDFDLNLKGTASIEALKERFKFNGEFKSYEISGKISAELHFSELKYKIYDTSASEIKEFMDAIELKAGLNHEIREWIDGNIKAKHYSLESLSARANLKSKNLYLNEIKARLKADNLSVKFNNSLPPATAKSVDIELKGGKLDFSLHEPKYQSHELSSSSLFIHDIFNNKAGLVLNIRTNAPFKDDIKSILKAYDINVPLFQNSGNLSTNLTIKMAFEPFNVVAFGEFEATKSELNIGKMSLTVKKARVSLNKNSTLLINAKGASLGFLEADIKADVDLRQDRANLNAQNLNLNIADIIILKDKQVSAALRFSDGLTKLEVPQYGVKLDTGKGLKIELNSKNVLEYFSLKDTLGIHDFKSIHVASDNLSSYEIRVNEAGFKLPLLLNGAAYDTASFDISLKNDKVNAKTSDGKLRLEYANNTANIWLNGLDVDAKELLNDKEKSNPSDKVMLKIIGKDSNLVTKNGTLEFSSYEIIKNGASINLNASPKYSGSIRLNKNATSWHLAASNLTAASVNSLGLKDSFDDGSFDLVASGSNEDHFKGELNAKNTYLKDYVFYQKLLSFIDTIPSLLSLKTPDFNEKGFKVNSGKVRFNKDGDELKFDAIYLSGTSSDLLGNGSINLKTDALNFTLELRFLKAVSNTIGQIPLLGHIILGKDRSLSTVIKVSGTTSEPTYETQVLTDTLLSPFKLIRNIISAPFNF; from the coding sequence ATGAGAGCTAAATCGATAAAGCTAAAATATAAATTCATCTTACTTTTTTTCATTTTTTTGCTTTCTATTTTTATTATGCTTTTACGTGGCATTAATATTTCCAATTTTCAAGCTGGTAACGTAAAAATCTCGCAATTATACATAAAACTAGATAAAAAACTCATTCTCAAAGCAAAAAATATCTATCTTAAAAGCTCCAAAAATAATAGCGACAAATTTAATCCAGCCATACTTGCTGGACTTAGCACGAAAATATATTTTTTAAATTTATTATTTAAGCAAATCGAGCTAGATACCCTAAAAATAGGCGATAAAAACATACTTTTAAGCTATGATGGAAGCAGGCTTTTTGTGGATACTGATACGCTAAGAGCTAGCCTTAGCCTACAAAAGCAAGACAACGAACATATCGATTTTATCGACATCAAGAGCCTAAGCTTAAAGGATTTTGATTTAAATTTAAAGGGCACAGCAAGCATAGAAGCACTTAAGGAGAGGTTTAAATTTAACGGAGAGTTTAAAAGCTATGAGATAAGCGGCAAAATAAGCGCAGAGCTTCACTTTAGTGAGCTAAAATATAAAATTTATGACACAAGCGCAAGCGAAATAAAAGAATTTATGGATGCAATAGAGCTAAAAGCTGGGCTAAATCACGAAATAAGAGAGTGGATAGATGGTAATATAAAAGCCAAGCACTACAGCCTAGAAAGCCTAAGTGCAAGGGCAAATTTAAAGAGCAAAAATCTCTATTTAAACGAAATAAAAGCAAGGCTAAAAGCAGATAATCTAAGCGTTAAATTTAATAACTCCCTGCCTCCAGCCACCGCAAAAAGCGTGGACATAGAACTTAAAGGCGGCAAGCTTGATTTTAGCCTGCATGAGCCAAAATATCAAAGCCATGAGCTAAGCTCAAGCTCTCTTTTTATTCACGATATTTTTAATAATAAAGCCGGGCTTGTGCTAAATATCCGCACGAATGCACCCTTTAAAGATGATATAAAAAGCATACTAAAAGCGTACGATATAAACGTGCCGCTTTTTCAAAACTCTGGCAATTTAAGTACAAATTTAACCATAAAAATGGCTTTTGAGCCTTTTAATGTCGTGGCTTTTGGGGAATTTGAGGCGACAAAAAGCGAGCTAAATATAGGCAAAATGAGCCTAACTGTAAAAAAAGCGAGGGTGAGCTTAAACAAAAACTCAACACTTTTAATAAATGCAAAAGGGGCTAGCTTAGGATTTTTAGAAGCGGACATAAAAGCAGATGTGGATTTAAGGCAAGATAGAGCGAATTTAAACGCGCAGAATTTAAACCTAAACATAGCAGACATAATAATCCTAAAAGATAAGCAAGTAAGCGCCGCACTTCGATTTAGCGATGGCTTAACTAAGCTAGAAGTACCACAATATGGCGTAAAACTAGATACTGGCAAAGGGCTAAAAATAGAGCTTAATTCAAAAAACGTGCTTGAGTATTTTAGTCTTAAGGATACGCTTGGGATTCATGATTTTAAAAGCATTCATGTCGCTAGCGATAATTTAAGCAGCTACGAAATAAGAGTAAATGAGGCTGGCTTTAAGCTTCCGCTTTTGCTTAATGGTGCAGCATATGACACGGCTAGCTTTGATATTAGTCTTAAAAACGATAAAGTAAATGCAAAAACTAGCGACGGCAAACTAAGGCTAGAATACGCAAATAACACCGCTAATATATGGCTTAACGGTCTTGATGTAGATGCAAAAGAGCTGCTTAACGATAAAGAAAAATCAAACCCTAGCGATAAAGTCATGCTAAAAATAATCGGCAAAGATTCAAATTTGGTTACCAAAAATGGGACGCTAGAGTTTAGCAGCTATGAAATAATCAAAAACGGAGCGAGCATAAACCTAAACGCAAGCCCAAAATACTCAGGTAGCATAAGGCTAAACAAAAACGCTACCTCCTGGCATCTAGCTGCGAGCAATCTAACTGCGGCTAGCGTAAATAGCTTAGGCTTAAAGGATAGCTTTGACGATGGCAGCTTTGATTTAGTCGCCTCAGGCTCTAATGAGGATCATTTTAAAGGCGAGTTAAACGCCAAAAATACCTACCTAAAAGACTATGTTTTTTACCAAAAGCTCTTAAGCTTTATTGACACTATACCTTCGCTTTTAAGCCTAAAAACGCCCGATTTTAACGAAAAAGGTTTTAAGGTAAATAGCGGCAAAGTTCGCTTTAACAAAGATGGCGATGAGCTTAAATTTGATGCTATTTATCTAAGCGGCACTAGTTCGGATCTGCTGGGAAATGGAAGCATAAATCTAAAAACAGATGCACTTAATTTTACACTTGAGCTTAGGTTTTTAAAAGCGGTGAGTAACACAATCGGACAAATTCCGCTACTTGGGCATATAATCCTAGGCAAAGACCGCTCGCTCTCGACCGTGATAAAAGTATCTGGCACCACGAGCGAGCCGACTTATGAAACGCAGGTGCTTACAGATACGCTTTTAAGCCCGTTTAAGCTCATTCGCAACATCATAAGTGCGCCGTTTAATTTTTAA
- a CDS encoding metal-sulfur cluster assembly factor: MKDKIYAKLSEIIDPEVGFDIVSLGLIYGVEVVEGRAVVTMTLSTKSCPLHELILGWVREAALSVEGVGECEIDLVWEPAWDISMASDEVKAKLG, encoded by the coding sequence ATGAAAGATAAAATTTATGCAAAACTTAGCGAGATAATTGACCCTGAGGTGGGCTTTGATATAGTCTCGCTTGGACTTATATATGGTGTAGAGGTTGTTGAGGGTAGGGCGGTAGTAACCATGACACTTTCGACAAAGTCCTGCCCGCTTCATGAGCTTATTTTAGGCTGGGTACGTGAGGCGGCTTTGAGCGTGGAGGGCGTGGGTGAGTGCGAGATAGATTTAGTTTGGGAGCCTGCATGGGATATAAGCATGGCTAGTGATGAGGTTAAGGCAAAGCTTGGATAA
- the purL gene encoding phosphoribosylformylglycinamidine synthase subunit PurL, with translation MTKDVVKAHKISEEEYLNILNILGREPNLLELGVFSAMWSEHCSYKSSRKYLRGFPTSAPWVIQGPGENAGVIDIGGGYAAVFKVESHNHPSFIEPFAGAATGVGGILRDIFTMGARCVANINSLRFGNIKGDSKSAKYQRHLLKGVANGISHYGNCMGIPMVAGETSFDESFDGNILVNAFALGVCKSDEIFYAKAEGVGNPVIYVGSKTGRDGLGGAVMASDSFNEASKSLRPTVQVGDPFAEKLLMEACLELFKHDYIVGIQDMGAAGLTSSSFEMAGRSGSGMRLELDKVPMREEGMTPYELMLSESQERMLICAKKGYEGKVIELFKRYGLDAAVVGEVTDSGIMQLIWHGEIAGEIPIAPLSEAAPVLDRPVKEATYLNSIKDIKLNKSIPTNEAFRALLKDENILDKAYIYEQYDSTVGANTIKPAGSLGAGALRVRENGRYVAMASECNTRACYVSPFNGAALAVATAGRKVAAAGAMPLAITDCLNYGNPEDAEVMWQFKMGCEGIKEACSKLNTPVVSGNVSLYNQTDGVSIQPTPTIVSVGAGDGEVTPSFITKENIAIYLLGKTSDEFGASLYLKNLYGEVGGEVSEIDFSYERALWEVLVSAKSNLEFANSVGVGGVAMTLAKMSAYGGVGVNLKSGFGDERLLFSESASRAIVGVKDEALFLSTCKKFGVEATRLGVSGGDKFILDSISMDLCELRDVYFNEFKRLIKG, from the coding sequence ATGACAAAAGACGTCGTAAAAGCACACAAAATAAGCGAAGAAGAGTACTTAAATATCCTAAATATCCTAGGCAGAGAGCCAAATTTATTAGAGCTTGGCGTCTTTTCTGCTATGTGGAGCGAGCATTGTAGCTATAAATCAAGCCGAAAATATCTCCGTGGCTTTCCCACATCTGCACCTTGGGTTATACAAGGCCCTGGTGAGAATGCAGGCGTAATAGACATAGGCGGCGGATATGCGGCTGTATTTAAGGTAGAAAGCCACAATCACCCTAGCTTTATTGAGCCATTTGCTGGGGCAGCAACTGGCGTGGGTGGAATTTTACGAGATATATTTACCATGGGTGCAAGGTGTGTGGCAAATATCAACTCACTGCGCTTTGGTAACATAAAAGGCGATAGCAAAAGCGCAAAATATCAGCGCCACCTGCTAAAAGGCGTAGCAAACGGCATATCCCACTATGGCAACTGCATGGGGATACCTATGGTAGCTGGCGAGACTAGCTTTGATGAGAGTTTTGACGGAAATATACTGGTAAATGCCTTTGCGCTTGGGGTGTGTAAGAGTGATGAAATTTTTTACGCTAAAGCAGAGGGCGTAGGAAATCCAGTCATATATGTAGGTAGTAAAACTGGCAGAGACGGACTAGGTGGGGCTGTAATGGCAAGCGATAGTTTTAACGAAGCCAGCAAAAGTCTGCGCCCAACAGTGCAGGTGGGAGATCCATTTGCTGAGAAGCTTTTGATGGAAGCTTGCCTTGAGCTTTTTAAGCATGATTATATAGTCGGCATTCAGGATATGGGCGCGGCTGGGCTTACTAGCTCTAGCTTTGAAATGGCTGGACGAAGCGGAAGTGGAATGCGCCTAGAGCTCGATAAGGTGCCTATGAGAGAGGAGGGCATGACTCCTTATGAGCTTATGCTAAGCGAATCTCAAGAGCGAATGCTAATTTGCGCTAAGAAAGGTTATGAGGGTAAAGTCATAGAGCTATTTAAGCGATATGGACTTGACGCGGCAGTAGTCGGCGAGGTTACAGATAGCGGTATAATGCAGCTTATATGGCATGGCGAAATAGCTGGCGAGATACCTATTGCGCCACTTAGTGAGGCTGCTCCAGTGCTTGATAGACCTGTAAAAGAAGCAACCTATCTAAACTCTATAAAAGATATAAAATTAAACAAATCCATCCCTACAAATGAAGCCTTTAGGGCGCTTTTAAAAGATGAAAACATATTAGATAAAGCTTACATTTACGAACAATACGACAGTACCGTAGGTGCAAACACTATAAAGCCAGCTGGTAGTCTCGGCGCTGGTGCGCTTAGAGTGCGTGAAAATGGGCGCTATGTGGCTATGGCTAGCGAGTGCAATACTAGGGCTTGCTATGTTTCGCCGTTTAACGGTGCCGCACTAGCAGTAGCTACTGCTGGCAGAAAAGTCGCTGCAGCTGGGGCTATGCCGCTAGCCATAACGGATTGCCTAAACTACGGCAACCCAGAGGACGCTGAGGTAATGTGGCAGTTTAAAATGGGTTGTGAAGGCATCAAAGAAGCCTGCTCTAAGCTAAACACCCCGGTAGTAAGTGGCAATGTAAGCCTTTATAACCAAACAGACGGCGTAAGCATACAACCAACCCCTACCATAGTAAGCGTGGGCGCAGGAGATGGCGAAGTTACGCCTTCGTTTATCACAAAAGAGAATATAGCTATATATTTACTAGGTAAAACCAGCGATGAATTCGGCGCTTCTTTGTACCTAAAAAACCTCTATGGCGAGGTTGGGGGCGAAGTGAGCGAGATTGATTTTAGCTACGAGCGCGCACTTTGGGAAGTGCTGGTATCTGCTAAGTCAAATTTAGAGTTTGCAAATAGCGTTGGAGTCGGTGGTGTGGCTATGACGCTGGCCAAAATGAGCGCATATGGCGGAGTTGGAGTGAATTTAAAAAGTGGCTTTGGCGACGAAAGGTTGCTTTTTAGCGAGAGTGCAAGCCGTGCGATAGTAGGCGTAAAGGATGAGGCTTTGTTTTTAAGCACATGCAAAAAGTTTGGCGTAGAGGCTACTAGGCTTGGCGTAAGTGGCGGAGATAAGTTTATACTTGATAGTATTAGTATGGATTTATGTGAGCTAAGGGATGTGTATTTTAATGAATTTAAACGCCTAATAAAGGGCTAA
- a CDS encoding DnaJ domain-containing protein → MSYLWIFFIAVVAFYFLSASSRKSNAARRANSGQSAHLLVGMIAKVAKSDGVVSDEEADLIGQILSDFSANFGISRDALKSTYEREKTRLDNARNLALEYRFNTGADTNEATGVLAFLLNLAYVDGVFSQGEKKILTEIAYGLGLNDAQKSVIFARFEAEFNNRFSTQEKKSPYEVLGISQNVDQNEVKRRYKELVRENHPDLLMGKGASESVVSEATKKLQEINEAYENIKKQRGWA, encoded by the coding sequence ATGAGCTATTTGTGGATTTTTTTTATAGCTGTTGTGGCATTTTATTTTTTAAGTGCAAGCAGTAGAAAATCGAACGCCGCAAGACGAGCAAATAGCGGTCAAAGTGCGCATTTATTAGTTGGAATGATCGCTAAAGTCGCTAAAAGCGATGGTGTGGTAAGTGATGAAGAAGCCGATTTAATAGGGCAAATTTTAAGCGATTTCTCAGCCAACTTCGGCATAAGCCGTGATGCTTTAAAAAGTACTTACGAGCGTGAAAAAACCAGGCTTGATAATGCTAGGAATTTAGCTCTTGAATATAGATTTAACACAGGTGCAGATACAAATGAAGCCACTGGTGTGCTTGCATTTTTGTTAAATTTAGCTTACGTTGATGGGGTTTTTAGCCAGGGTGAGAAAAAAATTCTAACCGAGATAGCTTATGGATTAGGTCTAAATGACGCCCAAAAATCTGTAATATTTGCTAGATTTGAGGCGGAGTTTAATAATAGATTTTCAACCCAAGAAAAAAAGTCTCCCTATGAGGTTTTAGGCATTAGCCAAAACGTAGATCAAAACGAGGTAAAACGCCGATATAAAGAGCTTGTTAGAGAAAATCACCCAGATCTTTTAATGGGTAAAGGCGCGAGCGAGAGTGTTGTGAGCGAAGCGACAAAAAAACTACAAGAGATAAACGAAGCGTATGAGAACATTAAAAAACAAAGAGGTTGGGCTTGA